From a region of the Procambarus clarkii isolate CNS0578487 chromosome 18, FALCON_Pclarkii_2.0, whole genome shotgun sequence genome:
- the LOC138365918 gene encoding uncharacterized protein produces the protein MEQSDAATSSVIEQSEAASNSVMEQGDAAVYTVMEQSDAATNSIMNRIDAATNSVIEQSDAANKSVMEQSDAATNSVMEQSYAATNSIVNRSDAATSSVIEQSEAANNSVMEQGDAAVYTVMEQSDAATNSVMSRIDAVTNSVIEQSDTANKSVMEQSDAATNSVMEQSYAATNSIVNRSDAATSSVMEQSEAATNSVMNRMTPPQSVMEQSDAATSSVIEQSEAANNSVMEQGDAAVYTVMEQSDAATNSVMSRVTPPPIVS, from the exons atggaacagagtgacgccgccaccagtagtgttattgaacagagtgaagccgccagcaatagtgttatggaacagggtGACGCCGCCGTCTAtactgttatggaacagagtgacgccgccaccaatagtatcatgaacaga attgacgccgccaccaatagtgttatagaacagagtgacgccgccaacaAAAGTgtcatggaacagagtgacgccgccaccaatagtgttatggaacagagttacgCCGCAACTAATAGTATCGtgaacaga agtgacgccgccaccagtagtgttattgaacagagtgaagccgccaacaatagtgttatggaacagggtGACGCCGCCGTCTAtactgttatggaacagagtgacgccgccaccaatagtgtcatgagcagA attgacgccgtcaccaatagtgttatagaacagagtgacaccgccaacaAAAGTgtcatggaacagagtgacgccgccaccaatagtgttatggaacagagttacgCCGCAACTAATAGTATCGTGAACAGA agtgacgccgctaccagtagtgttatggaacagagtgaagccgccaccaatagtgtcatgaacagaatgacgCCACCacaaagtgttatggaacagagtgacgccgccaccagtagtgttattgaacagagtgaagccgccaacaatagtgttatggaacagggtGACGCCGCCGTCTAtactgttatggaacagagtgacgccgccaccaatagtgtcatgagcagagtgacgccgccaccaatagtgtcatga
- the LOC138365919 gene encoding uncharacterized protein produces the protein MEQSDAATSSVIEQSEAATSSVMEQGDAAVYTVMEQSDAATNSVMNRIDAATNSVIEQSDAANKSVMEQSDAATNSVMEQSYAATNSIVNRSDAATSSVIEQSEAANNSVMEQGDAAVYTVMEQSDAATNSVMSRIDAATNSVIEQSDAANKSVMEQSDAATNSVMEQSYAATNSIVNRSDAATSSVIEQSEAATNSVMEQGDAAVYTVMEQSDAATNSVMNRIDAATNSVIEQSDAANKSVMEQSDAATNSVMEQSYAATNSIVNRSDAATSSVIEQSEAANNSVMEQGDAAVYTVMEQSDAATNSVMSRVTPPPIVS, from the exons atggaacagagtgacgccgccaccagtagtgttattgaacagagtgaagccgccaccagtagtgttatggaacagggtGACGCCGCCGTCTAtactgttatggaacagagtgacgccgccaccaatagtgtcatgaacaga attgacgccgccaccaatagtgttatagaacagagtgacgccgccaacaAAAGTgtcatggaacagagtgacgccgccaccaatagtgttatggaacagagttacgCCGCAACTAATAGTATCGtgaacaga agtgacgccgccaccagtagtgttattgaacagagtgaagccgctaacaatagtgttatggaacagggtGACGCCGCCGTCTAtactgttatggaacagagtgacgccgccaccaatagtgtcatgagcaga attgacgccgccaccaatagtgttatagaacagagtgacgccgccaacaaaagtgttatggaacagagtgacgccgccaccaatagtgttatggaacagagttacgCCGCAACTAATAGTATCGtgaacaga agtgacgccgccaccagtagtgttattgaacagagtgaagccgccaccaatagtgttatggaacagggtGACGCCGCCGTCTAtactgttatggaacagagtgacgccgccaccaatagtgtcatgaacaga attgacgccgccaccaatagtgttatagaacagagtgacgccgccaacaAAAGTgtcatggaacagagtgacgccgccaccaatagtgttatggaacagagttacgCCGCAACTAATAGTATCGtgaacaga agtgacgccgccaccagtagtgttattgaacagagtgaagccgctaacaatagtgttatggaacagggtGACGCCGCCGTCTAtactgttatggaacagagtgacgccgccaccaatagtgtcatgagcagagtgacgccgccaccaatagtgtcatga